The following proteins are co-located in the Brachybacterium sacelli genome:
- a CDS encoding arylsulfatase encodes MPEHPIATQATVGTTYRDSEPWWPEPARPASGSPDVILVVLDDVGFGSLGCFGSEIDTPTMDGLAGSGLTYTNFHVTPLCSPTRASLLTGRNHHSVGMSMLSNADSGYPGKRGAVSPRAAMVQELLRDRGYNTAAFGKWHLTPMDQTSSAGPYDQWPLGRGFDQHYGFLEGLTDHFFPELVQDNHRIDPPAAPEDGYHLTDDLVDHLIDYISDHKSVAPDKPYFAYLALGAAHCPHQSHVEYLDRVRGRYDEGWDIVRERRLQRQIDLGIVPAGTELAPRNDGVQPWDELTTDEQQVMARLQEAFAAMLEHTDDQLSRLISHLERLDAREDTLILLMSDNGASQEGGPHGTTNTIAYENGDAVRVEDALAQIDDIGTWRCHSNYPWGWAQVGNTPLKRYKQNVHAGGVRAPLIVSWPARLGEVAGQHRGQFHDVIDIAPTILDITGVETPEEYRGTPQLPVHGVSMAYSFRDEAAPTKRPTQYFEMYGHRAIVHEGWKAVAYHERHTPYSDDRWELYDLTSDFSECNDLAAERPDALHELVGRWWSEAERYGVFPLDDRNFAERAAKYHSAASPRRRRHFILHRGVGRIPAGVTPLIYDRSYRIDATVDITGDDEGVLVSQGDVNGGYALWLADHELHYEYNHQGARRHVSGPAPLSHGQHRLTMNFTRTGPLQGVAEIRVDDVPVGSVELPSTARYMVAWQGLEIGRDALSPVSEKYPREFAFTGELETVEFMLADDEGEEPVYYEPID; translated from the coding sequence ATGCCCGAGCATCCGATCGCCACACAGGCCACGGTCGGCACCACATATCGCGATTCAGAACCCTGGTGGCCGGAGCCGGCGCGACCGGCGTCCGGGTCGCCGGACGTCATCCTCGTCGTCCTGGATGATGTGGGTTTCGGAAGCCTCGGGTGCTTCGGCTCGGAGATCGACACCCCGACCATGGACGGTCTGGCCGGTTCGGGTCTGACCTACACGAACTTCCACGTGACGCCGTTGTGCTCTCCGACCCGCGCCAGCCTGCTCACGGGTCGCAATCACCACTCAGTCGGCATGTCGATGCTCTCGAACGCCGACAGCGGTTACCCCGGCAAGCGAGGGGCTGTCTCCCCGCGCGCCGCCATGGTCCAGGAACTGCTGCGGGACCGCGGGTACAACACTGCCGCGTTCGGGAAGTGGCACCTGACCCCGATGGACCAGACCTCCAGCGCCGGCCCGTACGACCAATGGCCGCTCGGCCGCGGATTCGATCAGCACTACGGCTTCCTGGAAGGACTGACGGACCACTTCTTCCCGGAACTGGTCCAGGACAATCACAGGATCGATCCCCCGGCAGCGCCGGAGGACGGATACCACCTCACAGACGACCTCGTCGACCATCTGATCGACTACATCTCGGATCATAAGTCCGTCGCTCCCGACAAGCCGTATTTCGCCTACCTCGCCCTCGGTGCCGCCCATTGCCCACATCAGTCGCACGTCGAGTACCTCGACCGCGTGCGAGGCCGATATGACGAGGGTTGGGACATCGTCCGGGAACGCCGACTGCAGCGGCAGATCGACCTCGGGATCGTGCCCGCCGGGACCGAACTGGCCCCGCGTAACGACGGAGTGCAGCCTTGGGACGAGCTCACCACGGATGAGCAGCAGGTCATGGCTCGACTGCAGGAGGCCTTCGCCGCGATGCTCGAGCACACCGACGACCAACTGAGTCGCCTCATCTCGCACCTCGAGCGACTCGATGCCCGGGAGGACACGCTCATCCTGCTCATGTCGGACAACGGCGCCAGCCAGGAGGGCGGCCCTCACGGCACCACCAACACGATCGCCTACGAGAACGGCGACGCAGTGCGGGTCGAGGACGCCCTCGCGCAGATCGACGACATCGGAACCTGGCGCTGTCACAGCAACTATCCGTGGGGATGGGCGCAGGTCGGGAACACTCCTCTGAAGAGGTACAAGCAGAACGTGCACGCCGGCGGTGTCCGCGCGCCCCTGATAGTTTCCTGGCCCGCACGGCTCGGTGAGGTCGCCGGGCAGCACCGCGGACAATTCCACGACGTCATCGACATCGCGCCGACGATCCTGGACATCACCGGCGTCGAGACTCCCGAGGAGTACCGCGGCACCCCCCAGCTGCCAGTGCACGGAGTCTCCATGGCGTACTCATTCCGCGACGAGGCCGCGCCGACGAAGCGACCCACGCAGTACTTCGAGATGTACGGGCACCGTGCGATCGTCCACGAGGGCTGGAAGGCGGTCGCGTATCACGAGCGGCACACGCCGTATTCCGACGACCGCTGGGAGCTCTACGACCTGACCTCGGACTTCTCGGAGTGCAACGATCTCGCGGCGGAGCGTCCCGACGCACTGCACGAGCTCGTCGGACGGTGGTGGTCGGAGGCGGAGCGGTACGGCGTCTTCCCGCTGGACGACCGCAATTTCGCGGAGCGCGCGGCGAAATACCACAGCGCCGCATCGCCGCGTCGGCGCCGACATTTCATCCTGCACCGAGGAGTCGGACGGATACCTGCCGGCGTGACTCCGTTGATCTATGACCGCTCGTATCGAATCGACGCGACGGTGGACATCACCGGTGACGACGAGGGCGTACTGGTCAGCCAGGGTGACGTCAACGGAGGCTATGCCCTGTGGCTCGCCGACCACGAGCTCCACTATGAGTACAACCATCAGGGCGCGCGCCGCCACGTCTCCGGCCCCGCGCCCCTCAGTCACGGCCAGCACCGACTCACCATGAATTTCACCCGGACCGGGCCTCTGCAGGGTGTTGCCGAGATCCGAGTCGACGACGTTCCGGTCGGCTCCGTCGAGCTCCCTTCGACCGCCCGTTACATGGTGGCCTGGCAGGGTCTGGAGATCGGCAGGGATGCCCTCTCCCCGGTGAGTGAGAAGTATCCGCGGGAGTTCGCATTCACCGGAGAACTCGAGACCGTGGAGTTCATGCTCGCCGACGACGAGGGCGAAGAGCCTGTCTATTACGAACCTATCGACTGA
- a CDS encoding sulfatase-like hydrolase/transferase has translation MTAHRRPNIVILYADDLGWGDLGCFGADDIPTPHLDALCRAGVRLPRWYSNSPVCSPSRASLLTGKYPGHAGVESILGGRRDTPGLPAQPTLASLLRERGYRTGLFGKWHLGADAAFAPGHYGFDETFGFRAGCVDYYSHIFYWGEHDPVHDLWEDEDEVWRNGEYLTTVIGDRAAEFIHRRASEGPFFCYVPFNAPHYPMHAPAEHMERVSHLPPGRQETAAMVAAMDDAIGEILRALEESGVREETLVLMSSDNGPSRESRNWLGGEEISYTGGSAGGLRGSKGSVFEGGIRVPGIISWPAQLPAGTELGQAGMMMDVLPTVLHAVDGADPALAGIDGISLLGLLRGDADDMAATPTGEGVAHRPHGPERSLVWTYQGQWAVRRGRHKLVVDAREGMDPPASIEVALYDLEADPAESVDIAAQAPEVLAALEEELAAHRLRAASRG, from the coding sequence ATGACCGCGCACCGCCGCCCGAACATCGTGATCCTCTACGCCGACGACCTCGGGTGGGGCGACCTGGGTTGCTTCGGGGCCGACGACATCCCCACCCCGCACCTCGACGCCCTGTGTCGAGCCGGCGTGAGGCTGCCCCGGTGGTACTCCAACTCCCCGGTGTGCTCCCCCTCCCGTGCGTCCCTGCTGACCGGCAAGTATCCAGGTCACGCCGGGGTGGAGTCGATCCTGGGCGGACGCCGCGACACCCCCGGCCTGCCCGCCCAGCCGACGCTCGCCTCGCTCCTGCGCGAGCGCGGCTACCGCACCGGACTGTTCGGCAAGTGGCACCTGGGTGCCGACGCCGCCTTCGCCCCCGGCCACTACGGCTTCGACGAGACCTTCGGCTTCCGCGCCGGCTGCGTGGACTACTACTCCCACATCTTCTACTGGGGCGAGCACGACCCGGTCCACGACCTGTGGGAGGACGAGGACGAGGTCTGGCGCAACGGCGAGTACCTCACTACCGTCATCGGGGACCGGGCCGCGGAGTTCATCCACCGCAGAGCGAGCGAGGGCCCGTTCTTCTGCTACGTCCCCTTCAACGCCCCGCACTACCCGATGCACGCCCCGGCCGAGCACATGGAGCGCGTCTCGCACCTGCCGCCCGGGCGCCAGGAGACGGCCGCTATGGTCGCGGCGATGGACGACGCGATCGGCGAGATCCTCCGTGCCCTCGAGGAGAGCGGAGTGAGGGAGGAGACGCTGGTGCTGATGTCCTCGGACAACGGCCCCTCCCGGGAGAGCCGCAACTGGCTGGGCGGCGAGGAGATCTCCTACACCGGCGGCTCCGCCGGCGGTCTGCGCGGCTCCAAGGGCTCCGTGTTCGAGGGCGGGATCCGCGTGCCGGGGATCATCTCCTGGCCCGCGCAGTTGCCCGCCGGCACCGAGCTAGGCCAGGCCGGGATGATGATGGACGTGCTGCCGACCGTGCTGCACGCGGTCGACGGGGCCGATCCCGCGCTGGCGGGGATCGACGGGATCTCCCTGCTCGGTCTGCTGCGCGGCGATGCCGACGACATGGCGGCGACGCCGACGGGTGAGGGCGTCGCCCACCGGCCGCACGGACCCGAGCGCAGCCTGGTCTGGACCTACCAGGGCCAGTGGGCCGTGCGCCGCGGTCGCCACAAGCTCGTCGTCGATGCCCGCGAGGGCATGGACCCGCCCGCCAGCATCGAGGTGGCGCTGTACGACTTGGAGGCCGACCCGGCGGAGAGCGTCGACATCGCGGCGCAGGCCCCGGAGGTGCTCGCCGCGCTGGAGGAGGAGCTCGCTGCCCACCGGCTGCGCGCCGCCTCGCGGGGCTGA
- a CDS encoding ABC transporter substrate-binding protein, whose product MRRRTVLAAGLLAAPLASCAGAGTEGDRVFRQFDPVDQAAGLADAVEIWNAEHPDYRIAMETLSPNNPQQFAREANAGSGPDIAQLAFTDVSFMAEPRILTPLENLLAASPAEGGDELLATDMTTYDGSMWAVPWTADTMALVYRPDVLEQAGITETPRDWEELAEVAAKITGDSGGEVSGFVFPAGAQFSSAQWFPINYYLWAHGSQLIRADGDRWSVGVDEQQLVDAMEYFDRFFTEGITPVAMQATTDYGDPSIVGALDEGTCAMTFMPPAAFRTAGQSVEAELLTAPMPAGLQDGAAHLGGRALGINANCEEPEAAWEFVKFLLSPETFEHYPQYPASAGTLEQVDVDPAEQGYIDQLPHAESFARYADAPITIASLQELINQQFSAVYSGQSEPPAAARKILSTLATGLED is encoded by the coding sequence ATGAGACGACGAACAGTGCTGGCTGCCGGCCTGCTGGCCGCCCCGCTGGCGAGCTGCGCCGGCGCCGGGACCGAGGGTGATCGCGTCTTCCGCCAGTTCGACCCGGTCGATCAGGCGGCCGGACTAGCCGACGCGGTCGAGATCTGGAACGCGGAGCACCCCGACTACCGCATCGCGATGGAGACCCTGTCGCCGAACAACCCGCAGCAGTTCGCCCGCGAGGCCAACGCCGGCTCTGGCCCCGACATCGCCCAGCTGGCCTTCACCGACGTCTCCTTCATGGCCGAGCCGCGCATCCTGACTCCACTGGAGAACCTCCTGGCCGCTTCGCCCGCCGAAGGAGGCGACGAGCTCCTCGCCACCGACATGACGACCTACGACGGCTCGATGTGGGCGGTCCCGTGGACCGCGGACACGATGGCCCTCGTCTACCGACCGGACGTGCTCGAGCAGGCCGGCATCACCGAGACTCCGCGCGACTGGGAGGAGCTGGCCGAGGTCGCCGCGAAGATCACCGGGGACTCCGGCGGCGAGGTCAGCGGCTTCGTATTCCCGGCGGGCGCCCAGTTCTCCAGCGCCCAGTGGTTCCCGATCAACTATTACCTCTGGGCCCATGGCTCCCAGCTGATCCGGGCCGACGGGGACCGCTGGAGCGTCGGCGTGGACGAGCAACAGCTGGTGGACGCGATGGAGTACTTCGACAGGTTCTTCACCGAGGGCATCACCCCGGTGGCGATGCAGGCGACCACCGACTACGGCGACCCGAGCATCGTCGGCGCGCTGGACGAGGGCACCTGCGCGATGACCTTCATGCCCCCGGCGGCCTTCCGGACCGCCGGCCAGAGCGTCGAGGCCGAGCTCCTCACCGCGCCCATGCCCGCAGGGCTCCAGGACGGGGCCGCCCACCTCGGCGGCCGGGCGTTGGGGATCAACGCCAACTGTGAGGAGCCCGAAGCGGCGTGGGAGTTCGTGAAGTTCCTCCTGAGCCCGGAGACCTTCGAGCACTATCCCCAGTACCCCGCCTCGGCCGGCACCCTCGAGCAGGTCGACGTCGACCCGGCGGAGCAGGGGTACATCGACCAGCTGCCGCACGCGGAGTCCTTCGCGCGGTACGCCGATGCGCCGATCACCATCGCCTCGCTCCAGGAACTGATCAACCAGCAGTTCTCCGCCGTCTACTCGGGGCAGTCCGAACCACCGGCCGCCGCCCGGAAGATCCTCTCCACACTGGCCACAGGGCTCGAGGACTGA
- a CDS encoding NAD(P)-dependent oxidoreductase, with protein sequence MKRVAFVGLGIMGAPMARNAGRAGWDVIGHTRTPASRERARAQGIEVVDDLAQAVRGADVLVTVLPDAPDVSAVLLEDGALDLLDRGALVIDASTVAPAASQAIHEACAARGLTGLDAPVSGGEAGAVDGVLSFMVGGEQEAFDRARPLLESMGTTIERVGPAGAGQTVKAANQLLVAGHLQLLSEALVLLERAGVDPGPAVRVLGGGLAGSTVMQRKASNMLAHDYRPGFRLDLHRKDLRIVSDTAQQDGLSLPLTAAVTQLVNALVARGVGGLDHSALHALTRQLNGARDDA encoded by the coding sequence GTGAAACGAGTGGCATTTGTCGGCCTTGGGATCATGGGTGCACCCATGGCACGCAATGCGGGCCGCGCCGGATGGGATGTCATCGGGCACACGCGCACGCCCGCCTCGCGGGAGCGAGCACGCGCCCAGGGCATCGAGGTCGTGGACGATCTGGCGCAAGCCGTCCGTGGCGCAGACGTGCTCGTCACCGTGCTTCCCGACGCCCCGGACGTCAGCGCCGTCCTCCTGGAGGACGGCGCGCTCGATCTGCTGGACCGCGGCGCCCTGGTCATCGACGCCAGCACCGTCGCCCCCGCCGCCTCCCAGGCGATCCATGAGGCATGCGCCGCCCGGGGCCTCACCGGCCTCGACGCGCCCGTCTCCGGCGGAGAGGCAGGAGCCGTCGACGGCGTGCTGTCCTTCATGGTCGGCGGCGAGCAGGAGGCCTTCGATCGCGCGAGGCCCCTGCTGGAGAGCATGGGGACGACGATCGAGCGCGTCGGCCCTGCCGGGGCGGGCCAGACCGTCAAGGCCGCGAACCAGCTCCTGGTCGCAGGTCATCTGCAGCTGCTCAGCGAGGCGCTCGTCCTCCTCGAGCGCGCGGGGGTCGATCCCGGCCCCGCGGTGCGCGTGCTCGGTGGAGGGCTCGCGGGCAGCACGGTGATGCAGCGCAAGGCATCGAACATGCTCGCCCACGACTACCGTCCCGGCTTCCGGCTCGACCTGCACCGCAAGGACTTGCGCATCGTCAGCGACACGGCGCAGCAGGACGGGCTGTCCCTGCCCCTCACCGCTGCCGTCACCCAACTCGTCAATGCACTGGTCGCCCGCGGTGTCGGCGGGCTCGATCATTCGGCGCTGCACGCCCTCACCCGCCAGCTGAACGGAGCGCGCGATGACGCCTGA
- a CDS encoding carbohydrate ABC transporter permease gives MAASPQLAAQGATTAARAPRRRSRESRRPRDLLFLIPFGLVLAVIAFPVVWMLYSSLRPAQEISQGLTWHTVFSGLSLDSYARLFTETNFGRYLPNSIIVCVLSTAITVVIAVLAGFALSRFSFRAKPLMMLVLVATQLLPFVVLITPVYLFFAELRLLNSFAGLIIVYVAITTPLATLLMTGFLNAVPRTLDEAARIDGASTLTVIARVIAPLVWPGIVTVAVTAFIAMWDEFLFAQVFLTSESLKTVQVGIAGLFGEYGTDWGVVMAASVLAALPTILLFSLLQRRLVAGMTAGAVKE, from the coding sequence ATGGCCGCTTCCCCGCAGCTCGCCGCCCAGGGGGCGACGACGGCGGCGCGGGCGCCGCGGCGTCGCTCCCGGGAGAGTCGCCGCCCCCGCGACCTGCTGTTCCTGATCCCCTTCGGGCTGGTCCTGGCCGTGATCGCCTTCCCCGTGGTGTGGATGCTCTACAGCTCCCTGCGCCCGGCCCAGGAGATCTCCCAGGGCCTCACCTGGCATACCGTCTTCTCCGGGCTCAGCCTCGATTCCTACGCCCGTCTCTTCACGGAGACGAACTTCGGCCGCTACCTGCCCAACAGCATCATCGTGTGCGTGCTCAGCACCGCGATCACGGTGGTGATCGCGGTGCTGGCCGGGTTCGCCCTGTCGCGCTTCTCGTTCCGGGCGAAGCCCCTGATGATGCTGGTCCTGGTCGCGACCCAGCTGCTGCCCTTCGTCGTGCTGATCACCCCGGTGTACCTGTTCTTCGCCGAGCTGCGGCTGCTGAACTCCTTCGCGGGGCTGATCATCGTCTACGTGGCGATCACGACCCCGCTCGCCACCCTGCTGATGACCGGGTTCCTCAACGCGGTGCCGCGAACGCTCGACGAGGCCGCCCGGATCGACGGGGCCTCCACGCTCACCGTCATCGCCCGCGTGATCGCCCCGCTGGTGTGGCCCGGCATCGTGACCGTCGCCGTGACCGCCTTCATCGCCATGTGGGACGAGTTCCTCTTCGCCCAGGTGTTCCTCACCAGCGAATCCCTCAAGACCGTGCAGGTCGGGATCGCCGGTCTCTTCGGCGAGTACGGCACCGACTGGGGCGTCGTGATGGCCGCCTCCGTGCTCGCCGCCCTGCCGACGATCCTGTTGTTCTCCCTCCTGCAGCGCCGGCTGGTCGCCGGGATGACCGCAGGAGCCGTAAAGGAGTGA
- a CDS encoding carbohydrate ABC transporter permease, which translates to MVTSRFRALQPYLLSAPALAVIGLLFLIPSTYNVVLAFQSLSPYQSPRDAEAVGFENFADLWSSGDLPHAAFNTVFWLTAMTVVLRLLAGLGLALALQSPILRRWKLRGLSRTIILIPWMVPQVVAIAAWRWILDGRSGVLNQVLSGFGIIDGGIPFLAQTSTVWWSIIAIIVWRELPFVVMVLVAGLQSIPSEQYEAASVDGAGRWISLRSVTLPNLRPVLTIVVLVTVIQTFNNFVYVWLTTGGGPGNATAVLATELYTAAFFDNELGAGAAIGLLMTVIMAIFAVIYLRVTATKEDA; encoded by the coding sequence ATGGTCACCTCCCGCTTCCGCGCCCTGCAGCCCTACCTGCTCAGCGCCCCGGCGCTGGCCGTGATCGGCCTGCTGTTCCTCATCCCCTCGACCTACAACGTCGTCCTGGCGTTCCAGAGCCTCTCGCCGTATCAGTCCCCGCGCGACGCGGAAGCAGTCGGGTTCGAGAACTTCGCGGATCTGTGGAGCAGCGGCGACTTGCCGCACGCCGCGTTCAACACCGTCTTCTGGCTTACCGCGATGACGGTCGTGCTGCGGCTCCTGGCCGGCCTCGGCCTCGCGCTCGCGCTCCAATCCCCGATCCTGCGCCGGTGGAAGCTGCGCGGCCTCTCCCGCACGATCATCCTCATTCCGTGGATGGTCCCCCAGGTCGTGGCGATCGCGGCCTGGCGCTGGATCCTCGACGGCAGGTCGGGGGTGCTGAACCAGGTGCTCAGCGGTTTCGGCATCATCGACGGCGGGATCCCGTTCCTCGCCCAGACCAGCACGGTGTGGTGGTCGATCATCGCGATCATCGTCTGGCGCGAGCTCCCGTTCGTGGTCATGGTCCTCGTCGCGGGCCTGCAGTCGATCCCCTCGGAGCAGTACGAAGCCGCCTCGGTCGACGGCGCCGGGCGCTGGATCTCCCTCCGTAGCGTCACGCTCCCCAATCTGCGGCCGGTCCTGACCATCGTGGTCCTGGTGACGGTCATCCAGACCTTCAACAACTTCGTCTACGTCTGGCTGACCACCGGTGGGGGCCCGGGCAATGCCACGGCCGTGCTGGCCACCGAGCTGTACACCGCGGCGTTCTTCGACAACGAGCTCGGCGCCGGTGCAGCGATCGGCCTGCTCATGACCGTGATCATGGCGATCTTCGCCGTGATCTACCTGCGCGTGACCGCGACCAAGGAGGATGCGTGA
- a CDS encoding D-2-hydroxyacid dehydrogenase — protein MSTPEILLVRGEQPPEHRERIRAAAGGARVEFVPDLEEDPSLLARATAIAGGAPQGVLAAAPRVRWVHSWAAGPDVDLTDEVRSSDVVLTSSVGNGAIPLAEHAMLLMLQLDRDSERWARAQRERRWERHQHGELAGATLGLFGVGHAGADLAAKAAAFHMRVLGCRRRPSIPVPHVEAMYGFDQLHTFLAQCDVVVVSVPSTATTRGALDEAALRAMRPGAHLVCISRGGIIDDAALLRALHDGHLGGAGLDAHSLEPLPEDSPFWGAPRTIITPHNGATTPGTSARGFAYYLENVARFVQGRDLLRVVDKAAGY, from the coding sequence ATGTCGACCCCTGAGATCCTGCTCGTCCGCGGCGAGCAGCCCCCCGAGCACCGCGAACGCATTCGCGCCGCAGCAGGGGGCGCCCGTGTGGAGTTCGTCCCCGACCTCGAGGAGGACCCCTCGCTGCTGGCGCGGGCCACGGCCATCGCCGGCGGCGCGCCGCAGGGCGTCCTCGCCGCTGCTCCGCGTGTGCGCTGGGTCCACAGCTGGGCCGCCGGCCCCGACGTCGACCTCACCGACGAGGTGCGCTCGAGCGACGTCGTGCTCACCTCGTCCGTGGGCAACGGGGCGATCCCGCTCGCGGAGCATGCGATGCTCCTCATGCTGCAGCTGGACCGTGACTCCGAGCGCTGGGCCCGAGCGCAGCGCGAGCGACGGTGGGAACGCCACCAGCACGGAGAGCTCGCCGGCGCGACACTGGGCCTGTTCGGCGTCGGCCATGCCGGAGCCGACCTCGCCGCGAAGGCAGCCGCCTTCCACATGCGCGTGCTCGGATGCCGACGCCGTCCCTCGATCCCCGTGCCGCACGTCGAGGCGATGTATGGCTTCGACCAGCTCCACACCTTCCTCGCGCAGTGCGACGTCGTCGTCGTGAGCGTCCCGTCCACCGCGACGACCCGCGGGGCTCTCGATGAGGCCGCCCTGCGCGCGATGCGCCCCGGAGCCCATCTGGTCTGTATCTCCCGCGGCGGGATCATCGACGATGCCGCCCTGCTGCGTGCTCTGCACGACGGGCACCTCGGCGGCGCCGGACTCGATGCGCACTCCCTGGAACCGCTCCCGGAGGACAGCCCCTTCTGGGGCGCGCCGCGCACGATCATCACGCCGCACAACGGGGCGACCACGCCCGGCACTTCGGCCCGCGGCTTCGCGTACTACCTGGAGAACGTGGCGCGCTTCGTGCAGGGCCGGGACCTGCTGCGAGTGGTCGACAAGGCCGCAGGATACTGA
- a CDS encoding ROK family transcriptional regulator has translation MTPRSLGTTERSARRGTNLPRVAEYNQVLVLDLIRRSPGTSRSDLVQRTGLTMQTLSNICQRLVAAGLIRESGRVRSGVGAPRIVYEVEPTGRYSLGLHIDPARLSLVLLDLAGSSVHSSTVATPESPGPSHVFDLIEEQIGALLTEAAVAPELVAALGVATPGPLDVEHGAVVGPPLLPGWGHVHLREQLAQRLALTVVVEKDSTAAAIGEVWAAPREAENLAFLYLGTGVSAGLVLDGQVLRGSGSAAGRLSHLGNIGHLTADPDGERCACGGRGCVAVASLPAGIVEAAIARGVLPEGADTRDARVVEASLAELSRRAEADGDPVATELLEVAARGFARVGMQLANLLDLDSIVLGGPQWPAFAPACLRLVPGLVNEQYVARADHEVEVRGTAIGGHVGAVGAASLAMSETIFDAPGQLYLG, from the coding sequence ATGACACCGCGGTCCCTCGGCACGACGGAGCGGTCCGCGCGCCGCGGCACGAATCTGCCGCGCGTCGCGGAGTACAACCAGGTCCTGGTGCTGGATCTGATCCGCCGGTCCCCCGGCACGAGCCGCAGTGACCTGGTGCAGCGCACGGGGCTGACGATGCAGACGCTCTCCAACATCTGCCAGCGCCTGGTGGCGGCCGGGCTGATCCGCGAATCGGGCCGGGTCCGGTCCGGGGTGGGGGCGCCGCGCATCGTGTATGAGGTGGAGCCGACGGGGCGCTACTCCCTCGGCCTGCACATCGATCCGGCGCGCCTGAGCCTCGTCCTGCTCGACCTGGCCGGGAGCAGCGTCCACAGCTCCACGGTGGCGACGCCCGAGTCTCCGGGGCCCTCGCACGTGTTCGACCTGATCGAGGAGCAGATCGGTGCGCTGCTCACCGAGGCGGCCGTGGCACCGGAGCTGGTCGCCGCGCTCGGCGTCGCGACGCCCGGGCCCCTCGACGTGGAGCACGGGGCGGTCGTCGGCCCTCCCCTGCTGCCCGGCTGGGGCCACGTCCATCTGCGCGAGCAGCTCGCCCAGCGCCTCGCGCTGACCGTCGTCGTTGAGAAGGACAGCACCGCGGCCGCGATCGGAGAGGTCTGGGCGGCGCCGCGCGAGGCGGAGAACCTCGCCTTCCTGTACCTCGGCACGGGAGTCTCGGCGGGCCTCGTCCTCGACGGGCAGGTGCTGCGCGGCTCGGGTAGCGCCGCCGGGCGGCTCTCGCATCTGGGGAACATCGGCCATCTCACGGCGGATCCAGACGGCGAGCGCTGCGCCTGCGGGGGACGGGGCTGCGTCGCCGTCGCCTCGCTCCCCGCCGGCATCGTGGAGGCCGCCATCGCCCGGGGCGTGCTCCCCGAGGGCGCCGACACGAGAGATGCCCGCGTGGTCGAGGCCTCGCTCGCCGAGCTCTCCCGGAGAGCGGAGGCCGATGGTGACCCGGTCGCGACCGAGCTCCTCGAGGTCGCCGCCCGCGGCTTCGCACGGGTGGGCATGCAGCTGGCGAACCTTCTCGACCTGGACAGCATCGTCCTCGGTGGGCCGCAATGGCCCGCTTTCGCCCCGGCGTGCCTGCGCCTCGTGCCGGGGCTGGTCAACGAGCAGTACGTCGCGCGCGCCGACCACGAGGTCGAGGTGCGCGGGACGGCCATCGGCGGGCACGTCGGCGCCGTGGGCGCGGCCTCCCTGGCGATGTCGGAGACGATCTTCGATGCCCCGGGTCAGCTGTACCTCGGCTGA